ATCTACATTGAAATATGATTCTACCGCAGATTTGATTTCTGCTTTCGTAGATTTTCTATCTACGATAAACACATATTTATTTTGCTTCTCTGTTACTAGATTGCTCTTTTCTGTAACAAGTGGTCTGATTAAAACTCTTTTTGTCCCTTGCATGATTTCTTATTTTAATCTTTCAGTTAATAATGATACACTGCTCTCACAAATTACCAATTTATCA
This DNA window, taken from Chitinophagales bacterium, encodes the following:
- the rplW gene encoding 50S ribosomal protein L23 codes for the protein MQGTKRVLIRPLVTEKSNLVTEKQNKYVFIVDRKSTKAEIKSAVESYFNVDVVAVNTSITPGKVTTKMTKKGMVSGRKSAAKKAYITLKEGNTIDIYS